Below is a window of Desmonostoc muscorum LEGE 12446 DNA.
GCTCATTAACCATTACTAGGTTAATGCACAAATACCGAGAAAGACAATTTCTTCAGGTTGATTTTTCAATAACTTCCAGATTTGAGCATAGCTTGCTAGTTTTATCGGTAAAGTTTACCAGATAAAAGCATAAGCCTTGTGTTGTTAACGCTGTTATCGAGGATTTCAAATGAAAATTATTGCTTCTGTTTTATCTGTTTTGCGTCCAGTACGTTTTCTAGTTGTGGCTTTTACTTGCGCCTTACTGTTGCTATCTAATGCTTTTCCTGCTTTTGCGATCGATAGCTACCAAAGCAAGTCTACCGAAGGGGAAACACAACTGCTTGATATTCAGCGCAAAACTGACGAAGCTGCTAGAAAACCACCAGCCGGACTTGAAGAAGTTCAAAGGAAGTCCAACGAAGGACTCAATGAAGTTCAAGGAGCTGCTGACTTTGATAAACAAAAGAGTCCTGAAAATTCACAGAGTGCAACCTCGGTGGAAGAAAGTATCAAAAATGTGTTAGACAAAGTTACAGGTAAGTAATACCATTTCACTTTAAAGTTGATACAAATACCTTGGTAGGGTAGCACAGCGGTGCTACCCTACGGTAAATCTAAATGTATCAATATTTTCGTGAAAATGGTATAAGATAATTAATACTTGACTTTGGTAATAATTTAGTAGTAGTAAGTGGTTGCTTTTAAGTAATCACTTATTACTATTTATTATCCTAAAGAAAAAATTAAATTTTATGTAGGCGATTGATAATTATAATGATTTGAAAATTTTTCTTGTCAATGCTGACCAAAAAACAATAACCCTAACTAATTACTAGTCCATCATCATAATACTACCTACTAAGACATAGGCATAATTCTCAATATGGTAATTAATCTAAACTGACAATGCGCCCTTTGGTTGATGTAGATGATACCGTAAATCTGTGATGTTAATAAATGATAAGTTTGTCTAGGGATGAAAAACAATGCGTGCGATCAACATTGGTTTGACACAAGAACAGCGTCAAGGTGTGATTAATCTGTTGAATCAAGATTTAGCAGATGCCTATTTACTGTTAGTAAAAACCAAAAAGTACCATTGGGATGTTGTTGGCCCTCAATTCCGCTCTTTGCACCAACTTTGGGAAGAACATTACGAAAAGCTGACTGTTAATATTGATGCGTTAGCAGAGCGGATTCGTGCTTTGGGTGGTTATCCAGTTGGCACGATGGAAGGATTTCTCAAAATTGCTACCCTCAAGGAACATGCTGGTAGTGTGCCCACTGCAACCGGAATGGTAGCTAATCTAGTGCAAGATCACGAGCAAGTGATTCGCAATCTCAGAGATCATGTAGATCAGTCTGGTGAAAAGTTCCACGATCAAGGAACCGCTGATTTTCTGACTGGATTGATGGAACAACATGAGGAAATCGCTTGGATGTTGCGCTCATTTATTGAAGGGCAAGCACTAGAGGGAGACGGTACACAACCAGCAACACAAGCTAAAACTCCTGTAGGCGTGTAAGCAATAGGGAATTTTAGATTTTAGATTTTAGATTTTGGATTGTTGATTTAAAACCTAAAATCTAGAAAATTCTGTTCGCCTAGCGTCTGGTAGAATTGCCCCCAAATTTATTTGTGGAACAAATCCAAAATCTACAATTGTTTACTCAGCCCCATACCTGAAGGTATGGGGCTAATCCAAAATTTTTTGACTATATCTAGAGCAAAAAAACATAATCACAGGAGTATTTAAATGCCAGAAGTATACAAAGCAGAACGTACTATTTCTGCTGTCTTCAAAGAACAAAAGCAAATTGATGATGTGATTAGACGTTTATTAGATAGAGGTGTGCCCAAAGATCACATTTCCGTCATGGGCAGAAACTTCCAGTCGGAAACTCGAATTTCTGGCTTTATTAGTAAAAAGGATGTGATTCTGGGAGGTTTAAGAACAGGGGCAGTTTTTGGTTCCTTGTTTGGTTCCTTTCTCAGCTTGCTCACGGGTGTAGGCGTACTATTTATTCCTTTTGTTGGCTCAGTTGTGGCAGGAGGTCCGATTGGTGCAGTGTTGTTAGGGGCTGCCAGTGGAGCGATCGCAGGTAGTGCAGGTGCCGGTCTAGTATCGGTTCTGACTACTTTGGGAATGCCAGAAGATAAAGCCGCTATT
It encodes the following:
- a CDS encoding Dps family protein encodes the protein MRAINIGLTQEQRQGVINLLNQDLADAYLLLVKTKKYHWDVVGPQFRSLHQLWEEHYEKLTVNIDALAERIRALGGYPVGTMEGFLKIATLKEHAGSVPTATGMVANLVQDHEQVIRNLRDHVDQSGEKFHDQGTADFLTGLMEQHEEIAWMLRSFIEGQALEGDGTQPATQAKTPVGV
- a CDS encoding ChaB family protein: MPEVYKAERTISAVFKEQKQIDDVIRRLLDRGVPKDHISVMGRNFQSETRISGFISKKDVILGGLRTGAVFGSLFGSFLSLLTGVGVLFIPFVGSVVAGGPIGAVLLGAASGAIAGSAGAGLVSVLTTLGMPEDKAAIYQTRLQAGEFLLMAEVPSDRTGEFQLLLESAGGEEIQVIEKTLARPCPGLCNSPEDLSPEVRAHLSDEAQHTFIERYNTVFNEKSDEFNAEQAAWEAVHSSYDEDQNGVWSKAKVKA